One window of the Pseudofrankia sp. DC12 genome contains the following:
- a CDS encoding exonuclease SbcCD subunit D, whose protein sequence is MKFLHTSDWHIGKSLKGRSRLDDQEAVLREVVGIARDHEVDAVLVAGDVYDSAAPSAEAQRLAVQTLLGFQRTGAEVIVIAGNHDHPRAFEAYRPLMGAAGITMVGTPRRADKGGVIAFNARGTGEPVRVAVLPFLSQRFAIRAAELVTQTPAQNAARYDQVVRDLLTALQSGFSDEAVNLVLAHLTVTGGQLGGGERLAQSIFDYYVPATAFPADAHYVALGHLHRRQTLPAPCPVEYCGSPLAVDFGEQDNTPVVRVVTASPGTPASGVDVPVTTGRRLRTVRGTVAELADRAAEYGDAYLRVWVREPARAGLREQVQEVLPNALEVRIDPEFAAEVAAAAGGRPSRPSTGQRGPGELFHEYLGSQNVADDRVERLFARLHDETVGAERDG, encoded by the coding sequence ATGAAGTTCCTGCACACGTCCGACTGGCATATCGGCAAGTCCCTCAAGGGCCGCAGCCGGCTCGACGACCAGGAGGCGGTGCTGCGCGAAGTCGTCGGCATCGCCCGGGACCACGAGGTCGACGCGGTGCTGGTCGCGGGAGACGTCTACGACTCGGCCGCCCCGTCGGCCGAGGCGCAGCGGCTCGCCGTCCAGACACTGCTCGGTTTCCAGCGCACCGGCGCCGAGGTCATCGTGATCGCCGGGAACCACGACCACCCGCGCGCGTTCGAGGCCTACCGGCCGCTGATGGGGGCGGCCGGGATCACGATGGTCGGCACGCCCCGGCGGGCGGACAAGGGCGGCGTGATCGCGTTCAACGCCCGCGGCACCGGCGAGCCGGTCCGGGTCGCGGTGCTCCCGTTCCTCTCGCAGCGCTTCGCGATCCGGGCCGCCGAGCTGGTCACCCAGACCCCGGCCCAGAACGCGGCCCGCTACGACCAGGTGGTCCGCGACCTGCTCACCGCCCTGCAGTCCGGGTTCTCCGACGAGGCCGTCAACCTGGTCCTCGCGCACCTGACCGTCACCGGCGGGCAGCTCGGCGGCGGCGAACGGCTGGCCCAGTCGATCTTCGACTACTACGTGCCGGCGACCGCGTTCCCCGCCGACGCGCACTACGTCGCGCTCGGCCACCTGCACCGCCGCCAGACCCTGCCGGCGCCCTGTCCGGTCGAGTACTGCGGCTCGCCGCTCGCGGTCGACTTCGGCGAGCAGGACAACACCCCCGTCGTCCGCGTCGTCACCGCCTCGCCGGGCACGCCGGCCAGCGGCGTCGACGTCCCGGTGACGACGGGCCGGCGGCTGCGGACCGTGCGCGGCACGGTGGCCGAGCTGGCCGACCGGGCCGCCGAGTACGGCGACGCCTACCTGCGGGTCTGGGTGCGGGAGCCGGCGCGGGCCGGGCTGCGCGAGCAGGTCCAGGAGGTGCTGCCGAACGCGCTCGAGGTCCGGATCGACCCCGAGTTCGCCGCCGAGGTGGCCGCGGCGGCCGGCGGCCGGCCGAGCCGCCCGTCCACCGGCCAGCGCGGACCGGGCGAGCTGTTCCACGAGTACCTGGGCAGCCAGAACGTGGCCGACGACCGGGTCGAGCGGCTGTTCGCCCGGCTGCACGACGAAACTGTCGGAGCCGAGCGGGATGGTTAG